In Leifsonia sp. AK011, the genomic stretch TCAACTTCCCCGACGCGGACGGTGTCACCCCGGCGTCGACGATGATCTCGGTGATTCGTGACATCCATTGGCTCGACCTCGCGGTGTTCGGCACGGTTGTCGGTGGCATCCTCTTCGCCATCTGGGTGACGCTCATCATTGTGAGCGCGTCGAACGGCGTCAACGTCGCAGACGGCCTGGACGGTCTCGCCTCGGGCGCGGCCATCTTCGCGATCTCCTCGTACATTTTCATCGGCTTCTGGCAGTTCAACCAGTCGTGCAGCAACGCGACGATCGATCCCGACGTCCTGTACAAGTGCTACGAAGTGCGAGACCCGCTCGATCTCGCCGTGATCGCTGCGGCAATCGTGGGCGCGTTGATCGGATTCCTCTGGTGGAACACCTCGCCTGCCCAGATCTTCATGGGCGACACGGGCTCCCTTGGAATCGGCGGCGCACTCGCCGGGCTCGCGATCCTCAGCCGCACGGAACTGCTGCTCGTCCTGATCGGCGGACTCTTCCTGGTCGTGACCGGGTCGGTGATCCTCCAGCGGGCGTACTTCAAGATCACGGGCGGCAAGAGGATCTTCCTCATGAGCCCGCTGCACCACCACTTCGAACTCAAGGGATGGGCGGAGATCACCGTTGTCGTGCGGTTCTGGATCATCTCCGCGTTGTTCGTCGCCGTGGGCGTTGGCCTCTTCTACCTCGAATGGGTCAACCAGTAAGTGCGTGACCTGGACTCCCTGACCAGTTGGACCGCCGAATGGGCCGGGCTTCGCGTGGCGGTGCTCGGGCTCGGCGTCACCGGCTTCTCCGTCGCTGACACCCTCATCGAACTCGGCAGTGATGTTGTTGTGATCGCGGCATCCGGTGATGGCGAGCGCGCGGAGCTGCTCGACGTGATCGGCGGCCGTCTCATCGTCGAGCCGGATGCGACCGTGGTACCCACTGCACTGGTGGACTTCGACCCCGAGCTCGTCATCGTCTCGCCCGGCTACCGTCCCGACCACGCGATTCTCCTGTGGGCTCGTGGGAGGTCTCTGGCGATCTGGGGCGACATCGAGCTTGCATGGCGACTGAGGGACAAGGTCTCTCCTCCTGCCGAATGGCTGCTCGTGACGGGGACCAACGGCAAGACGACGACGACAGGACTCGCCACGCACCTTCTCACGAGTG encodes the following:
- the mraY gene encoding phospho-N-acetylmuramoyl-pentapeptide-transferase encodes the protein MISLLVAGAFAMAFTLLLTPLFVKLFIRLKWGQFIRDDGPQSHHTKRGTPTMGGIVFIIGATLGYFVGHWVLGEAPGISGLLVIYLMVGLGLIGFIDDFLKTRKQRSLGLGGWSKVLGQVIVAGGFAALALNFPDADGVTPASTMISVIRDIHWLDLAVFGTVVGGILFAIWVTLIIVSASNGVNVADGLDGLASGAAIFAISSYIFIGFWQFNQSCSNATIDPDVLYKCYEVRDPLDLAVIAAAIVGALIGFLWWNTSPAQIFMGDTGSLGIGGALAGLAILSRTELLLVLIGGLFLVVTGSVILQRAYFKITGGKRIFLMSPLHHHFELKGWAEITVVVRFWIISALFVAVGVGLFYLEWVNQ